The following proteins are co-located in the Halococcus hamelinensis 100A6 genome:
- the mnhG gene encoding monovalent cation/H(+) antiporter subunit G, which translates to MNLVEIVALALVAVSVFFSFVAVVGFVRLPDVFARAHAASKSETLGALCGLAAAAVVLNPGTETVKIALLMMFILVTGPTATHAIVRAAMLGGTTPWTRTGNERELTGGER; encoded by the coding sequence GTGAACCTCGTCGAGATAGTGGCGCTCGCTCTCGTCGCGGTAAGCGTATTTTTCTCGTTTGTCGCGGTCGTCGGATTCGTCCGACTCCCGGACGTGTTCGCTCGCGCTCACGCGGCCTCAAAGAGCGAGACGCTCGGCGCGCTCTGTGGACTGGCAGCCGCCGCCGTCGTTCTCAACCCCGGGACCGAAACGGTGAAGATCGCACTCCTTATGATGTTCATTCTGGTGACGGGACCGACAGCGACTCATGCCATCGTCAGGGCGGCCATGCTCGGCGGGACTACTCCCTGGACGCGTACTGGCAACGAGAGGGAGCTTACAGGAGGAGAGCGGTGA
- a CDS encoding proton-conducting transporter transmembrane domain-containing protein, with amino-acid sequence MTDVVSVLPATPVALPALAIVFVSVSRARPNLREAWTLLAAVATLVTVWLLIQSSVTHVMPLGSIAGVAFVLRADAAGLLFALLAATLWLVTSVYSIGYVRALDERSQTTYFAAFAASIAATMGVAFAANLLTLFVFYELLTLATYPLVVHTGSPEARDAGRTYVAYTLGGGVVALGGTVLVSVLAGSVGFAPGGIDALTTADPTLTRAAFALLVVGFGVKAAVMPLHGWLPTAMVAPTPVSGLLHAVAVVKSGVFAIGRTTLYIFGPDMTWDLGVGLPLAVAAAITMVIAGVIGLRQDNLKRGLAYSTVSQLSYIALGFALATPLSVFGAFLHIVAHAFMKITLFLAAGVIAVETGEKYVSNLAGVGRRLPATMTAFAVAAAGLIGFPLVAGFVSKFHLILGAAGGPSPVFVGAYLLAGLLKLLYFWPIIYLAFFGRPGADTPESRHAFAPPHTTDVGYVNRTAWKHPPPGREASPLLLVPVLSTVGVAVALGIAPTLFPFWELAETVVVEVFG; translated from the coding sequence GTGACCGACGTCGTATCGGTACTGCCGGCTACGCCGGTCGCGCTACCCGCGCTGGCGATCGTATTCGTCTCCGTATCGCGGGCTCGGCCGAATCTGCGGGAGGCGTGGACGCTGCTGGCGGCGGTGGCGACACTCGTGACCGTCTGGCTGCTGATCCAGTCCTCCGTGACCCACGTTATGCCGCTGGGATCGATAGCGGGGGTCGCGTTCGTGCTTCGGGCCGACGCCGCCGGACTTCTGTTTGCGCTGCTCGCGGCGACGCTGTGGCTCGTGACAAGTGTCTATAGCATCGGCTACGTTCGTGCATTAGACGAGCGATCTCAGACCACGTACTTCGCGGCGTTCGCGGCGAGCATCGCGGCGACAATGGGCGTCGCCTTCGCCGCGAATCTCCTCACACTGTTCGTGTTCTACGAACTGCTGACGCTTGCCACCTATCCGCTGGTCGTCCACACCGGGTCGCCCGAAGCACGCGACGCAGGACGTACGTACGTGGCGTACACGCTCGGCGGTGGTGTCGTCGCGCTCGGCGGAACCGTGCTCGTGAGCGTTCTTGCCGGTTCGGTCGGGTTCGCTCCGGGCGGCATCGACGCACTCACGACCGCCGACCCGACGCTCACGCGCGCCGCGTTCGCCCTTCTCGTCGTCGGGTTCGGCGTCAAGGCTGCTGTCATGCCACTCCACGGCTGGCTACCGACGGCGATGGTCGCGCCGACGCCTGTCTCGGGATTGCTCCACGCCGTCGCCGTCGTGAAAAGTGGCGTCTTCGCGATCGGTCGAACTACTCTCTATATCTTTGGCCCGGACATGACGTGGGACCTCGGCGTCGGTCTTCCCCTCGCGGTCGCCGCCGCGATCACGATGGTGATCGCGGGCGTCATCGGCCTCCGACAGGACAACCTGAAACGCGGACTGGCCTACTCGACGGTGAGCCAGCTTTCGTACATCGCCCTCGGGTTCGCGCTTGCAACGCCTCTTTCGGTGTTCGGAGCCTTTCTGCATATCGTCGCCCACGCCTTCATGAAGATCACTCTCTTTCTCGCCGCGGGCGTCATCGCCGTCGAAACCGGCGAGAAATATGTCTCCAACCTCGCGGGCGTCGGCCGTCGCCTTCCAGCGACGATGACGGCGTTCGCCGTCGCCGCGGCCGGACTCATCGGCTTCCCGTTGGTTGCCGGCTTCGTCAGCAAGTTCCACCTCATCCTCGGGGCGGCAGGGGGTCCGTCCCCGGTGTTCGTTGGGGCGTACCTCCTCGCCGGGCTATTGAAACTGCTCTACTTCTGGCCGATCATCTATCTCGCCTTTTTCGGCCGACCCGGAGCGGACACGCCCGAAAGCCGCCATGCGTTCGCGCCACCACATACAACGGACGTTGGCTACGTCAACCGCACAGCGTGGAAGCATCCTCCCCCCGGTAGGGAAGCGTCCCCACTCCTGCTCGTGCCCGTTCTGAGTACCGTAGGCGTTGCCGTTGCGCTCGGCATCGCACCGACGCTCTTCCCGTTTTGGGAGCTCGCGGAGACCGTCGTTGTGGAGGTGTTCGGATGA
- a CDS encoding Na+/H+ antiporter subunit E produces MNKPSESTSGLVTRFGGTGIIAFIFYLTLGDPSDIFDIVTGLVSAAVVAAVLGDIVFERAPTVETVTASMRALVFVPVLLVAVIRANLSLAAVVLHPSLPIDPFVVRVPAPEGRFARALLANSITLTPGTVTLDVLDDDLLVHALTEATRDELLEGALAQSVAFVTGDEVASIQRDGEHS; encoded by the coding sequence GTGAACAAACCATCGGAAAGTACATCAGGACTAGTCACGCGCTTTGGCGGGACGGGAATTATCGCGTTCATATTCTATCTCACGCTCGGAGATCCATCAGATATTTTCGACATTGTGACCGGACTGGTGAGCGCAGCGGTTGTCGCAGCTGTTCTCGGGGATATTGTCTTCGAGCGAGCACCAACAGTCGAGACTGTCACAGCGAGTATGCGTGCCCTCGTTTTCGTTCCGGTGCTCCTAGTCGCAGTAATCCGGGCGAACCTGTCGCTGGCGGCAGTCGTGCTCCATCCAAGTCTCCCGATTGATCCGTTCGTCGTTCGCGTTCCTGCACCTGAGGGTCGGTTCGCTCGCGCACTGCTGGCGAATAGTATCACGTTGACGCCCGGAACTGTGACGCTCGACGTGCTTGACGATGACCTTCTCGTTCACGCGCTGACTGAGGCGACACGGGACGAGTTGCTGGAGGGGGCGCTTGCCCAGTCGGTTGCGTTTGTCACCGGCGATGAGGTAGCTTCCATACAGCGGGACGGAGAACACTCATGA
- a CDS encoding monovalent cation/H+ antiporter complex subunit F, with amino-acid sequence MTSELVSTGLLIGASVLVGLAMSLFRRITIGPTTADRIVAANVIGTATVVVIALLSAALDEPGFLDVALVYALLNFLLSLGFARFSIGRGEVL; translated from the coding sequence ATGACGTCCGAGCTCGTTTCGACTGGTCTTTTGATAGGAGCGTCCGTCCTCGTCGGTCTCGCGATGAGTTTGTTTCGCCGAATTACCATCGGACCGACGACCGCCGACCGGATTGTGGCGGCAAACGTCATCGGAACCGCTACGGTCGTCGTCATCGCGCTTTTGAGCGCAGCGCTCGACGAACCGGGATTCCTCGACGTGGCGTTGGTGTACGCGCTGTTGAATTTCCTGCTCTCGCTCGGCTTCGCGCGTTTTTCAATCGGCCGAGGAGAAGTGTTGTGA
- a CDS encoding proton-conducting transporter transmembrane domain-containing protein codes for MQVALAIAVTAMVAANGPVTYVVGGLPAVYGIGLLADGVSSVFVVLVAVAAATLYLAVRSEVSGMTDSLWLLLVAGLTGVTVTADVFNLYVFLEISGVAAYALVAGRRGATAAFAALHYLLVGTVGATFYLLGVGYAYVATGTLAMASLRSGLASAGYGSPLVVAAFVLIAIGLSVKIALFPLHTWKPDAYAAAPLDVTALLATLGSTVAGYALVRIVFDVFTVAFLTAAPLARTGLLAVGVVSVLVGGYLTFRQSNVQRLLATSSVLQFGLVTIGIALGTTAAVVGALLLLVGNAVAKGGLFVAAGLFERDLVATTVADYAGLAREAPVLSAAIAVGFASLVGLPPTVGFAGKWYLALAAIETSAWGTTAVVVGSTLLSLVYAGRVVEQLYFAPESSSANRRVTDGGRSTNAANASALSDTRAVVVVIIAAVTTVVLGLGSTELANWFTPVVEGWL; via the coding sequence ATGCAGGTCGCGCTCGCCATCGCCGTCACCGCCATGGTCGCCGCGAACGGCCCAGTCACGTACGTAGTCGGCGGGCTGCCCGCCGTCTATGGCATCGGGTTGCTCGCTGACGGGGTATCAAGCGTCTTTGTCGTGCTCGTCGCGGTCGCCGCGGCGACGCTGTACCTCGCCGTCCGCTCCGAGGTTTCGGGGATGACCGATAGTCTCTGGTTGCTCCTCGTGGCCGGTCTAACGGGTGTGACCGTCACTGCCGATGTGTTCAATCTCTACGTATTCCTCGAGATCTCCGGGGTGGCCGCATACGCCCTGGTCGCAGGTCGTCGGGGCGCGACGGCGGCGTTCGCCGCGTTGCACTACCTGCTCGTCGGCACCGTCGGCGCAACCTTCTATCTGCTCGGCGTCGGCTACGCATACGTCGCCACCGGAACGCTCGCGATGGCTAGTCTTCGGAGTGGACTGGCGAGTGCGGGATACGGTTCGCCGCTCGTCGTCGCGGCGTTCGTACTCATTGCGATCGGGCTCAGCGTGAAGATCGCGTTGTTCCCGCTGCACACGTGGAAACCCGATGCGTACGCTGCCGCGCCACTCGACGTGACGGCGCTGCTCGCGACGCTCGGCTCGACCGTCGCCGGCTACGCACTGGTTCGTATCGTTTTTGACGTGTTCACGGTGGCTTTCCTCACCGCCGCCCCGCTCGCTCGAACCGGTCTGCTCGCGGTCGGCGTCGTCAGCGTCCTTGTGGGTGGGTATCTCACCTTTCGACAGTCGAACGTCCAGCGGCTCCTCGCGACCTCCTCGGTCCTCCAGTTCGGTCTCGTTACCATCGGAATCGCGCTGGGGACCACCGCCGCCGTCGTCGGAGCACTCCTCCTCCTTGTCGGCAACGCGGTCGCCAAGGGCGGGCTGTTCGTCGCGGCGGGGCTGTTTGAGCGCGACCTGGTGGCGACAACTGTCGCCGACTACGCCGGGCTTGCGCGCGAAGCCCCGGTGCTTTCGGCCGCCATCGCCGTTGGGTTCGCATCACTCGTCGGCCTTCCCCCGACGGTCGGGTTCGCCGGCAAGTGGTACCTCGCCCTCGCCGCGATCGAGACCAGCGCATGGGGAACCACCGCCGTCGTCGTCGGCAGCACTCTGCTGTCGCTCGTCTACGCTGGTCGCGTGGTCGAACAACTGTATTTCGCCCCAGAGAGTTCGTCGGCTAATAGGAGGGTGACTGACGGCGGCCGCAGTACGAACGCTGCGAATGCGAGCGCTCTGTCCGACACCCGCGCCGTCGTGGTCGTGATCATCGCGGCCGTCACGACAGTCGTACTCGGTCTCGGATCAACCGAACTGGCCAACTGGTTTACCCCCGTCGTGGAGGGGTGGCTGTGA
- a CDS encoding universal stress protein, with protein MYDRITIAIDGSDEAKYAAKRGLELALTLNATVDALYVVPQKSLQLTQTTEEQTRLRDRGEAFLSEIEELASEIDYPIVTALSEGKPAVQISKHASDQNTNLIIIGRQGITGLGKRFLGGVSEQVLYQSDVPVFVIPDTDQITEYCRILIPTDGSGNAEVAAPFGATIAQFYDSEIHVLNVVDIQAAGGVFNAGGLEKEFIERLEARGQKAVKRTVTGIDDTTPNANVQTNIKRMTSFEGVAAGIREYAEGNDIDLIVMGSHGRSNLRRQLLGNVASTILRTVDVPVLIVKRT; from the coding sequence ATGTACGACCGTATCACAATCGCTATCGATGGGAGCGACGAAGCCAAATACGCGGCCAAACGTGGGCTTGAACTTGCACTGACTCTCAATGCAACTGTCGATGCACTTTATGTGGTCCCACAGAAATCGCTCCAGCTTACACAGACAACCGAAGAGCAAACACGACTTCGAGACCGCGGCGAGGCGTTTCTCTCTGAAATCGAGGAGCTTGCGTCAGAGATCGACTATCCCATTGTAACAGCACTATCTGAAGGCAAACCGGCTGTGCAGATCAGTAAACATGCATCCGACCAGAATACTAACCTTATCATCATCGGGCGCCAGGGAATAACTGGATTGGGTAAGCGTTTTCTTGGCGGTGTCAGCGAGCAAGTTCTTTATCAGAGCGATGTGCCGGTATTCGTCATCCCTGATACTGATCAGATAACCGAATACTGTCGGATTCTCATTCCGACGGACGGGAGTGGAAATGCCGAGGTAGCGGCGCCGTTTGGTGCAACCATAGCTCAGTTCTACGATTCAGAGATTCACGTTCTAAATGTTGTAGACATACAGGCAGCGGGGGGTGTGTTTAACGCAGGTGGACTCGAGAAAGAGTTTATCGAACGACTCGAAGCGAGAGGACAGAAGGCTGTCAAGCGGACCGTAACCGGGATTGATGACACAACACCTAATGCTAATGTGCAAACTAATATCAAACGGATGACTTCATTTGAGGGGGTTGCTGCTGGCATCCGTGAATACGCCGAAGGCAACGATATTGACCTTATTGTTATGGGATCTCACGGGCGATCGAACCTTCGGCGTCAACTTCTTGGGAACGTAGCCTCAACTATACTCAGAACTGTTGATGTTCCAGTATTGATTGTAAAAAGGACCTGA
- a CDS encoding cation:proton antiporter subunit C, which yields MIAGVVVSESLLTSHGAYVVYALLVGIGLLVLVDDDNLVRKVLGLNLFQTGVFLFLVTSAFRAGGRAPLVSADGPFVNPLPHVLVLTAIVVGVSVTAVALALVARIHDEYDTYSEAEIREVRRS from the coding sequence ATGATAGCAGGAGTCGTCGTAAGCGAGTCACTTCTTACGTCCCACGGCGCGTACGTCGTTTACGCCCTCCTCGTCGGTATTGGGCTGTTGGTTCTCGTCGATGACGATAACCTCGTGAGAAAGGTACTTGGACTGAACCTCTTTCAGACCGGTGTGTTCCTGTTTCTCGTCACGAGTGCCTTTCGTGCCGGCGGCCGAGCACCGCTGGTCTCGGCGGACGGCCCATTCGTCAACCCGCTCCCACACGTCCTCGTGCTGACGGCCATCGTCGTCGGCGTGAGCGTTACCGCCGTTGCGCTCGCGCTCGTCGCCCGAATCCACGACGAGTACGACACGTATAGCGAAGCCGAGATCAGGGAGGTGCGCAGGTCCTGA
- a CDS encoding DUF4040 domain-containing protein, translated as MTPTAVLLVGIFGYVLLAAVVTAIARTLLTAVIAFAAYSLGLAMVWVVFRAPDVAFTEAAVGVGVTTALFLLLVARTTRHRDTVSPHTQRIRPRSIATAVLVTLGVLATVPSLPAVGATATPAFGPVTQFYLEDTAARGINNAVTAVLVVYRGFDTFGEIGVVFAAAVAVLAVLGRETVV; from the coding sequence GTGACTCCAACAGCAGTCCTTTTAGTTGGAATATTCGGATATGTCCTCTTGGCTGCGGTTGTGACGGCAATTGCGAGAACGCTCTTGACCGCCGTGATCGCGTTCGCCGCCTACAGCCTCGGCCTCGCAATGGTGTGGGTTGTCTTTCGTGCGCCCGACGTCGCCTTCACCGAGGCCGCGGTGGGGGTGGGCGTGACGACGGCACTGTTCTTGCTTCTCGTAGCGCGAACGACGCGCCACAGGGACACAGTGTCCCCCCACACACAACGCATTCGACCACGATCGATCGCCACCGCTGTCCTCGTGACCCTTGGTGTTCTCGCTACCGTGCCGTCGCTGCCAGCTGTCGGGGCGACAGCGACGCCTGCGTTCGGTCCGGTCACCCAGTTCTACCTTGAAGATACGGCCGCTCGCGGGATCAACAACGCCGTGACGGCGGTGCTCGTTGTCTACCGTGGCTTCGATACGTTCGGCGAGATCGGCGTCGTGTTCGCCGCCGCTGTCGCGGTCCTCGCGGTCCTCGGTCGGGAGACGGTGGTATGA
- a CDS encoding MnhB domain-containing protein has product MSSPARTDSPVVTATVRVLAPFVLTFALFTLFHGTSSVGGGFQGGVVAATTVIMLAFGFGVPTTAAWLLENRLLVLVVIGPVVFGVVALAGIAAGGAFLQFDTLPIPKASVYATEAIELGIGATVGTVVIVLFVALSTTVEERKRQ; this is encoded by the coding sequence ATGAGTTCCCCTGCACGGACTGACAGCCCGGTTGTAACGGCGACGGTGCGGGTCCTCGCGCCTTTCGTGCTGACGTTCGCCCTATTCACGCTGTTTCACGGCACTAGTTCGGTTGGAGGGGGATTCCAAGGTGGTGTCGTCGCGGCAACGACTGTCATAATGCTCGCGTTTGGGTTCGGCGTTCCGACCACCGCAGCGTGGCTGTTGGAGAATCGCCTGCTTGTACTCGTCGTCATCGGTCCCGTCGTTTTCGGCGTCGTCGCGCTCGCGGGGATCGCCGCCGGCGGAGCCTTCCTCCAGTTCGACACCCTCCCAATCCCGAAAGCGTCGGTGTACGCAACCGAAGCGATCGAGCTCGGCATTGGCGCGACGGTCGGGACCGTCGTCATCGTGCTGTTCGTGGCCCTCTCGACGACCGTTGAGGAGAGAAAGCGTCAATGA
- a CDS encoding universal stress protein, whose protein sequence is MYDNILVPTDGSHGANAALEHGIEIAGLSRLVWK, encoded by the coding sequence ATGTACGACAACATCTTGGTTCCGACAGACGGGAGTCATGGGGCGAACGCCGCGCTCGAGCACGGCATAGAAATCGCTGGGTTGAGTCGTTTAGTGTGGAAGTGA